The window AAATAAGGAATCGGCTCTTGATATTATTCAGGACAGTATTATGAAAGCTTTAAAATCTATTGATTCACTTGAGCAAACCGGGTATTTAAAAACATGGTTTTACCGCATTTTAATAAATACGTCCATAGATTTTATTCATAAAAACAAACGAATAGTTGTAGTGGAGGATGAAGTTTTAGATTTTCATTTACCCTCCAGCGAAATGGAAGTACCAGATATCGACCTGTACGAAGCAATCGATAATTTAGCACCCGAACAGAAAACCCTAATTATTCTTCGTTTTTTTGAGGATATAAAAATAGAGGATATTGCAAAGATGCTTGGTGTAAACCAAAACACAATCAAAACAAGATTATATGCGACTTTAAGAAAATTACGCACCAATATGGAAGAGAAGGTGAAAGTATGAGTAAATTAAATGATTCTAAAAAACAATATAATGATATTGAAATACCGACAGAGCTGAAGCAAGTAGTAAGTAAATCCGTTCAAACTGTTAAAAGAGAACAATTGAAAAAAAAGCCCTCTTTCAAAAAGTTTGGACTTGGAGTTGCTGCAGCCGCTGCAATCTTTGTAGCAGGTGTTAATGTGAATCCCACCCTTGCACAATCTCTTTCCACAGTTCCTATTCTTGGATCCATCATTCAAGTCGTTTCGATACAAGAAATAACTATAGAAGAGGACACATATAACGCAGACTTGAAAACACCAAATGTAACCGGATTGACTAATAAAGAATTAGAAAATAGCCTAAATGAAAAATATATTGCAGAAA is drawn from Psychrobacillus sp. INOP01 and contains these coding sequences:
- a CDS encoding sigma-70 family RNA polymerase sigma factor: MTKSEKFQLVENYIIENQNAHYRLAFSYVKNKESALDIIQDSIMKALKSIDSLEQTGYLKTWFYRILINTSIDFIHKNKRIVVVEDEVLDFHLPSSEMEVPDIDLYEAIDNLAPEQKTLIILRFFEDIKIEDIAKMLGVNQNTIKTRLYATLRKLRTNMEEKVKV